The following proteins are encoded in a genomic region of Danio rerio strain Tuebingen ecotype United States chromosome 16, GRCz12tu, whole genome shotgun sequence:
- the epn1a gene encoding epsin-1 isoform X13, producing the protein MSTSSLRRQVKNIVHNYSEAEIKVREATSNDPWGPSSSLMSEIADLTYNVVAFSEIMSMVWKRLNDHGKNWRHVYKAMTLMEYLIKTGSERVAQQCRENIYAVQTLKDFQYIDRDGKDQGVNVREKAKQLVTLLKDEERLREERIHALKTKEKMAQTSSGGGGVHSGADSDQAWPQSSGEEDLQLQLALAMSKEEAEQEERLRRGDDLRLQMAIEESKREKTKPEESSLMELSAADPWGAPATGSAGPSPPPALGPASTAGPWGPPDPWGATSPASPPSADPWAGAPATVAPDPWSDSSSRVNSDPWASTAVTPPSADPWAHSVAPAPTPLSGSTDPWAAEGAAPATDGLTSDPWSGSVKQTNGTADPERRGSSVTCDAGGGGSTGSPVPFDLSSIGSSLPVRKTPESFLGPNAALVDLDSLVSSKPKPKQPPPPSISSTSNNPFLQTQGPSSTGMGVTPGSTISSRGVSPTPPSASNPFGATPMASISPQPSSLGLNQLRTSPVPPNPMLGHMPPPVVGMVQPGMGMPGMGVPMAAPGLSMGMGMPYGGISPMGPGGNPLLMGPGGPAQPSLILGGPSGVGGVMGTGGSMGGGTTGTSTNPFLL; encoded by the exons ATGTCGACATCATCGCTGAGGCGACAAGTCAAGAACATTGTTCACAATTACTCAGAGGCGGAGATAAAG GTAAGGGAAGCAACTTCTAATGATCCATGGGGTCCCTCAAGTTCTCTGATGTCAGAGATCGCTGACCTGACATACAATGTAGTGGCCTTCTCAGAGATTATGAGCATGGTCTGGAAGAGACTCAACGACCATGGGAAAAACTGGAGACATGTATATAAA GCTATGACACTGATGGAGTATCTGATAAAGACGGGTTCAGAGCGCGTAGCACAGCAATGCAGGGAAAACATCTACGCCGTTCAAACGCTTAAAGACTTCCAGTACATAGACAGAGACGGCAAAGACCAG GGTGTGAATGTACGGGAAAAGGCCAAGCAACTGGTGACTCTGCTAAAAGACGAGGAGAGGCTAAGAGAGGAGAGGATCCATGCACTCAAGACCAAAGAGAAGATGGCACAGACCAGCAGTG GGGGAGGAGGAGTGCACTCGGGAGCAGACTCTGATCAGGCATGGCCCCAGAGCTCCGGTGAGGAGGACCTGCAGCTCCAGCTGGCACTGGCCATGAGCAAGGAGGAGGCGGAGCAG GAGGAGCGTCTGCGCAGGGGAGACGACCTGAGGCTGCAGATGGCCATCGAGGAGAGTAAGAGGGAGAAAACCAAGCCCGAGGAG TCGTCTCTGATGGAGTTAAGCGCTGCAGACCCGTGGGGAGCTCCTGCGACAGGCTCTGCAGGACCCTCTCCTCCTCCCGCTTTGGGTCCGGCATCTACTGCTGGCCCTTGGGGACCTCCTGATCCATGGGGAGCCACTTCCCCTGCCTCTCCCCCGAGTGCTGATCCTTGGGCAGGAGCACCAGCAACCGTAGCTCCAGACCCATGGAGTGATTCGTCCTCCAGAGTAAATTCTGACCCCTGGGCATCCACAG CTGTAACCCCACCAAGTGCCGACCCTTGGGCTCACTCAGTGGCTCCGGCCCCTACCCCGCTCTCAGGGTCAACGGATCCCTGGGCTGCGGAAGGAGCCGCCCCTGCCACTGACGGTCTGACCTCTGATCCCTGGAGCGGCTCAGTTAAACAAACTAACGGCACAG CAGATCCAGAGAGAAGAGGTTCCTCAGTGACATGTGATGCAGGAGGAGGTGGCAGCACAGGCTCTCCTGTGCCCTTTGACCTTTCATCGATTGGTAGCTCTTTGCCTGTTCGGAAAACACCAGAGTCATTTTTGGGGCCCAACGCAGCACTGGTGGATTTGGACTCGCTAGTATCATCAAAACCCAAACCAAAACAACCACCCCCACCAAGCATCTCCTCCACATCTAACAACCCCTTCCTCCAGACACAGg GGCCTTCCTCAACAGGTATGGGAGTTACCCCAGGAAGTACCATTTCAAGTAGAGGAGTATCTCCGACCCCACCTTCTGCTTCTAATCCTTTTGGCGCGACCCCAATGGCATCAATCTCCCCTCAACCCTCTTCACTTGGTCTGAACCAGCTGCGTACAAGCCCCGTTCCCCCAAATCCCATGCTGGGTCACATGCCTCCGCCAGTAGTAGGAATGGTTCAGCCAGGAATGGGCATGCCAGGAATGGGGGTCCCTATGGCGGCCCCCGGTTTAAGCATGGGAATGGGCATGCCTTACGGTGGAATATCCCCTATGGGTCCAGGAGGAAACCCCTTGCTGATGGGTCCAGGAGGACCTGCGCAGCCTTCACTGATTTTGGGCGGGCCATCAGGAGTGGGCGGAGTAATGGGAACAGGGGGATCCATGGGAGGTGGAACCACAGGCACAAGCACCAATCCTTTCCTTCTTTGA
- the epn1a gene encoding epsin-1 isoform X7, producing the protein MSTSSLRRQVKNIVHNYSEAEIKVREATSNDPWGPSSSLMSEIADLTYNVVAFSEIMSMVWKRLNDHGKNWRHVYKAMTLMEYLIKTGSERVAQQCRENIYAVQTLKDFQYIDRDGKDQGVNVREKAKQLVTLLKDEERLREERIHALKTKEKMAQTSSGGGGVHSGADSDQAWPQSSGEEDLQLQLALAMSKEEAEQTTHDPLEDAEIRYALTISQETHQQEERLRRGDDLRLQMAIEESKREKTKPEESSLMELSAADPWGAPATGSAGPSPPPALGPASTAGPWGPPDPWGATSPASPPSADPWAGAPATVAPDPWSDSSSRVNSDPWASTAVTPPSADPWAHSVAPAPTPLSGSTDPWAAEGAAPATDGLTSDPWSGSVKQTNGTDPERRGSSVTCDAGGGGSTGSPVPFDLSSIGSSLPVRKTPESFLGPNAALVDLDSLVSSKPKPKQPPPPSISSTSNNPFLQTQGPSSTGMGVTPGSTISSRGVSPTPPSASNPFGATPMASISPQPSSLGLNQLRTSPVPPNPMLGHMPPPVVGMVQPGMGMPGMGVPMAAPGLSMGMGMPYGGISPMGPGGNPLLMGPGGPAQPSLILGGPSGVGGVMGTGGSMGGGTTGTSTNPFLL; encoded by the exons ATGTCGACATCATCGCTGAGGCGACAAGTCAAGAACATTGTTCACAATTACTCAGAGGCGGAGATAAAG GTAAGGGAAGCAACTTCTAATGATCCATGGGGTCCCTCAAGTTCTCTGATGTCAGAGATCGCTGACCTGACATACAATGTAGTGGCCTTCTCAGAGATTATGAGCATGGTCTGGAAGAGACTCAACGACCATGGGAAAAACTGGAGACATGTATATAAA GCTATGACACTGATGGAGTATCTGATAAAGACGGGTTCAGAGCGCGTAGCACAGCAATGCAGGGAAAACATCTACGCCGTTCAAACGCTTAAAGACTTCCAGTACATAGACAGAGACGGCAAAGACCAG GGTGTGAATGTACGGGAAAAGGCCAAGCAACTGGTGACTCTGCTAAAAGACGAGGAGAGGCTAAGAGAGGAGAGGATCCATGCACTCAAGACCAAAGAGAAGATGGCACAGACCAGCAGTG GGGGAGGAGGAGTGCACTCGGGAGCAGACTCTGATCAGGCATGGCCCCAGAGCTCCGGTGAGGAGGACCTGCAGCTCCAGCTGGCACTGGCCATGAGCAAGGAGGAGGCGGAGCAG ACTACACATGACCCTCTGGAAGATGCAGAGATCCGCTACGCACTCACAATCAGCCAGGAGACCCACCAACAG GAGGAGCGTCTGCGCAGGGGAGACGACCTGAGGCTGCAGATGGCCATCGAGGAGAGTAAGAGGGAGAAAACCAAGCCCGAGGAG TCGTCTCTGATGGAGTTAAGCGCTGCAGACCCGTGGGGAGCTCCTGCGACAGGCTCTGCAGGACCCTCTCCTCCTCCCGCTTTGGGTCCGGCATCTACTGCTGGCCCTTGGGGACCTCCTGATCCATGGGGAGCCACTTCCCCTGCCTCTCCCCCGAGTGCTGATCCTTGGGCAGGAGCACCAGCAACCGTAGCTCCAGACCCATGGAGTGATTCGTCCTCCAGAGTAAATTCTGACCCCTGGGCATCCACAG CTGTAACCCCACCAAGTGCCGACCCTTGGGCTCACTCAGTGGCTCCGGCCCCTACCCCGCTCTCAGGGTCAACGGATCCCTGGGCTGCGGAAGGAGCCGCCCCTGCCACTGACGGTCTGACCTCTGATCCCTGGAGCGGCTCAGTTAAACAAACTAACGGCACAG ATCCAGAGAGAAGAGGTTCCTCAGTGACATGTGATGCAGGAGGAGGTGGCAGCACAGGCTCTCCTGTGCCCTTTGACCTTTCATCGATTGGTAGCTCTTTGCCTGTTCGGAAAACACCAGAGTCATTTTTGGGGCCCAACGCAGCACTGGTGGATTTGGACTCGCTAGTATCATCAAAACCCAAACCAAAACAACCACCCCCACCAAGCATCTCCTCCACATCTAACAACCCCTTCCTCCAGACACAGg GGCCTTCCTCAACAGGTATGGGAGTTACCCCAGGAAGTACCATTTCAAGTAGAGGAGTATCTCCGACCCCACCTTCTGCTTCTAATCCTTTTGGCGCGACCCCAATGGCATCAATCTCCCCTCAACCCTCTTCACTTGGTCTGAACCAGCTGCGTACAAGCCCCGTTCCCCCAAATCCCATGCTGGGTCACATGCCTCCGCCAGTAGTAGGAATGGTTCAGCCAGGAATGGGCATGCCAGGAATGGGGGTCCCTATGGCGGCCCCCGGTTTAAGCATGGGAATGGGCATGCCTTACGGTGGAATATCCCCTATGGGTCCAGGAGGAAACCCCTTGCTGATGGGTCCAGGAGGACCTGCGCAGCCTTCACTGATTTTGGGCGGGCCATCAGGAGTGGGCGGAGTAATGGGAACAGGGGGATCCATGGGAGGTGGAACCACAGGCACAAGCACCAATCCTTTCCTTCTTTGA
- the epn1a gene encoding epsin-1 isoform X11 produces the protein MSTSSLRRQVKNIVHNYSEAEIKVREATSNDPWGPSSSLMSEIADLTYNVVAFSEIMSMVWKRLNDHGKNWRHVYKAMTLMEYLIKTGSERVAQQCRENIYAVQTLKDFQYIDRDGKDQGVNVREKAKQLVTLLKDEERLREERIHALKTKEKMAQTSSGGGGVHSGADSDQAWPQSSGEEDLQLQLALAMSKEEAEQKRPCCDKEERLRRGDDLRLQMAIEESKREKTKPEESSLMELSAADPWGAPATGSAGPSPPPALGPASTAGPWGPPDPWGATSPASPPSADPWAGAPATVAPDPWSDSSSRVNSDPWASTAVTPPSADPWAHSVAPAPTPLSGSTDPWAAEGAAPATDGLTSDPWSGSVKQTNGTADPERRGSSVTCDAGGGGSTGSPVPFDLSSIGSSLPVRKTPESFLGPNAALVDLDSLVSSKPKPKQPPPPSISSTSNNPFLQTQGPSSTGMGVTPGSTISSRGVSPTPPSASNPFGATPMASISPQPSSLGLNQLRTSPVPPNPMLGHMPPPVVGMVQPGMGMPGMGVPMAAPGLSMGMGMPYGGISPMGPGGNPLLMGPGGPAQPSLILGGPSGVGGVMGTGGSMGGGTTGTSTNPFLL, from the exons ATGTCGACATCATCGCTGAGGCGACAAGTCAAGAACATTGTTCACAATTACTCAGAGGCGGAGATAAAG GTAAGGGAAGCAACTTCTAATGATCCATGGGGTCCCTCAAGTTCTCTGATGTCAGAGATCGCTGACCTGACATACAATGTAGTGGCCTTCTCAGAGATTATGAGCATGGTCTGGAAGAGACTCAACGACCATGGGAAAAACTGGAGACATGTATATAAA GCTATGACACTGATGGAGTATCTGATAAAGACGGGTTCAGAGCGCGTAGCACAGCAATGCAGGGAAAACATCTACGCCGTTCAAACGCTTAAAGACTTCCAGTACATAGACAGAGACGGCAAAGACCAG GGTGTGAATGTACGGGAAAAGGCCAAGCAACTGGTGACTCTGCTAAAAGACGAGGAGAGGCTAAGAGAGGAGAGGATCCATGCACTCAAGACCAAAGAGAAGATGGCACAGACCAGCAGTG GGGGAGGAGGAGTGCACTCGGGAGCAGACTCTGATCAGGCATGGCCCCAGAGCTCCGGTGAGGAGGACCTGCAGCTCCAGCTGGCACTGGCCATGAGCAAGGAGGAGGCGGAGCAG AAGAGACCGTGCTGTGATAAG GAGGAGCGTCTGCGCAGGGGAGACGACCTGAGGCTGCAGATGGCCATCGAGGAGAGTAAGAGGGAGAAAACCAAGCCCGAGGAG TCGTCTCTGATGGAGTTAAGCGCTGCAGACCCGTGGGGAGCTCCTGCGACAGGCTCTGCAGGACCCTCTCCTCCTCCCGCTTTGGGTCCGGCATCTACTGCTGGCCCTTGGGGACCTCCTGATCCATGGGGAGCCACTTCCCCTGCCTCTCCCCCGAGTGCTGATCCTTGGGCAGGAGCACCAGCAACCGTAGCTCCAGACCCATGGAGTGATTCGTCCTCCAGAGTAAATTCTGACCCCTGGGCATCCACAG CTGTAACCCCACCAAGTGCCGACCCTTGGGCTCACTCAGTGGCTCCGGCCCCTACCCCGCTCTCAGGGTCAACGGATCCCTGGGCTGCGGAAGGAGCCGCCCCTGCCACTGACGGTCTGACCTCTGATCCCTGGAGCGGCTCAGTTAAACAAACTAACGGCACAG CAGATCCAGAGAGAAGAGGTTCCTCAGTGACATGTGATGCAGGAGGAGGTGGCAGCACAGGCTCTCCTGTGCCCTTTGACCTTTCATCGATTGGTAGCTCTTTGCCTGTTCGGAAAACACCAGAGTCATTTTTGGGGCCCAACGCAGCACTGGTGGATTTGGACTCGCTAGTATCATCAAAACCCAAACCAAAACAACCACCCCCACCAAGCATCTCCTCCACATCTAACAACCCCTTCCTCCAGACACAGg GGCCTTCCTCAACAGGTATGGGAGTTACCCCAGGAAGTACCATTTCAAGTAGAGGAGTATCTCCGACCCCACCTTCTGCTTCTAATCCTTTTGGCGCGACCCCAATGGCATCAATCTCCCCTCAACCCTCTTCACTTGGTCTGAACCAGCTGCGTACAAGCCCCGTTCCCCCAAATCCCATGCTGGGTCACATGCCTCCGCCAGTAGTAGGAATGGTTCAGCCAGGAATGGGCATGCCAGGAATGGGGGTCCCTATGGCGGCCCCCGGTTTAAGCATGGGAATGGGCATGCCTTACGGTGGAATATCCCCTATGGGTCCAGGAGGAAACCCCTTGCTGATGGGTCCAGGAGGACCTGCGCAGCCTTCACTGATTTTGGGCGGGCCATCAGGAGTGGGCGGAGTAATGGGAACAGGGGGATCCATGGGAGGTGGAACCACAGGCACAAGCACCAATCCTTTCCTTCTTTGA
- the epn1a gene encoding epsin-1 isoform X10 — protein sequence MSTSSLRRQVKNIVHNYSEAEIKVREATSNDPWGPSSSLMSEIADLTYNVVAFSEIMSMVWKRLNDHGKNWRHVYKAMTLMEYLIKTGSERVAQQCRENIYAVQTLKDFQYIDRDGKDQGVNVREKAKQLVTLLKDEERLREERIHALKTKEKMAQTSSASSAPSAPALGGGGVHSGADSDQAWPQSSGEEDLQLQLALAMSKEEAEQEERLRRGDDLRLQMAIEESKREKTKPEESSLMELSAADPWGAPATGSAGPSPPPALGPASTAGPWGPPDPWGATSPASPPSADPWAGAPATVAPDPWSDSSSRVNSDPWASTAVTPPSADPWAHSVAPAPTPLSGSTDPWAAEGAAPATDGLTSDPWSGSVKQTNGTDPERRGSSVTCDAGGGGSTGSPVPFDLSSIGSSLPVRKTPESFLGPNAALVDLDSLVSSKPKPKQPPPPSISSTSNNPFLQTQGPSSTGMGVTPGSTISSRGVSPTPPSASNPFGATPMASISPQPSSLGLNQLRTSPVPPNPMLGHMPPPVVGMVQPGMGMPGMGVPMAAPGLSMGMGMPYGGISPMGPGGNPLLMGPGGPAQPSLILGGPSGVGGVMGTGGSMGGGTTGTSTNPFLL from the exons ATGTCGACATCATCGCTGAGGCGACAAGTCAAGAACATTGTTCACAATTACTCAGAGGCGGAGATAAAG GTAAGGGAAGCAACTTCTAATGATCCATGGGGTCCCTCAAGTTCTCTGATGTCAGAGATCGCTGACCTGACATACAATGTAGTGGCCTTCTCAGAGATTATGAGCATGGTCTGGAAGAGACTCAACGACCATGGGAAAAACTGGAGACATGTATATAAA GCTATGACACTGATGGAGTATCTGATAAAGACGGGTTCAGAGCGCGTAGCACAGCAATGCAGGGAAAACATCTACGCCGTTCAAACGCTTAAAGACTTCCAGTACATAGACAGAGACGGCAAAGACCAG GGTGTGAATGTACGGGAAAAGGCCAAGCAACTGGTGACTCTGCTAAAAGACGAGGAGAGGCTAAGAGAGGAGAGGATCCATGCACTCAAGACCAAAGAGAAGATGGCACAGACCAGCAGTG CATCTTCGGCCCCTTCTGCTCCTGCTTTAGGGGGAGGAGGAGTGCACTCGGGAGCAGACTCTGATCAGGCATGGCCCCAGAGCTCCGGTGAGGAGGACCTGCAGCTCCAGCTGGCACTGGCCATGAGCAAGGAGGAGGCGGAGCAG GAGGAGCGTCTGCGCAGGGGAGACGACCTGAGGCTGCAGATGGCCATCGAGGAGAGTAAGAGGGAGAAAACCAAGCCCGAGGAG TCGTCTCTGATGGAGTTAAGCGCTGCAGACCCGTGGGGAGCTCCTGCGACAGGCTCTGCAGGACCCTCTCCTCCTCCCGCTTTGGGTCCGGCATCTACTGCTGGCCCTTGGGGACCTCCTGATCCATGGGGAGCCACTTCCCCTGCCTCTCCCCCGAGTGCTGATCCTTGGGCAGGAGCACCAGCAACCGTAGCTCCAGACCCATGGAGTGATTCGTCCTCCAGAGTAAATTCTGACCCCTGGGCATCCACAG CTGTAACCCCACCAAGTGCCGACCCTTGGGCTCACTCAGTGGCTCCGGCCCCTACCCCGCTCTCAGGGTCAACGGATCCCTGGGCTGCGGAAGGAGCCGCCCCTGCCACTGACGGTCTGACCTCTGATCCCTGGAGCGGCTCAGTTAAACAAACTAACGGCACAG ATCCAGAGAGAAGAGGTTCCTCAGTGACATGTGATGCAGGAGGAGGTGGCAGCACAGGCTCTCCTGTGCCCTTTGACCTTTCATCGATTGGTAGCTCTTTGCCTGTTCGGAAAACACCAGAGTCATTTTTGGGGCCCAACGCAGCACTGGTGGATTTGGACTCGCTAGTATCATCAAAACCCAAACCAAAACAACCACCCCCACCAAGCATCTCCTCCACATCTAACAACCCCTTCCTCCAGACACAGg GGCCTTCCTCAACAGGTATGGGAGTTACCCCAGGAAGTACCATTTCAAGTAGAGGAGTATCTCCGACCCCACCTTCTGCTTCTAATCCTTTTGGCGCGACCCCAATGGCATCAATCTCCCCTCAACCCTCTTCACTTGGTCTGAACCAGCTGCGTACAAGCCCCGTTCCCCCAAATCCCATGCTGGGTCACATGCCTCCGCCAGTAGTAGGAATGGTTCAGCCAGGAATGGGCATGCCAGGAATGGGGGTCCCTATGGCGGCCCCCGGTTTAAGCATGGGAATGGGCATGCCTTACGGTGGAATATCCCCTATGGGTCCAGGAGGAAACCCCTTGCTGATGGGTCCAGGAGGACCTGCGCAGCCTTCACTGATTTTGGGCGGGCCATCAGGAGTGGGCGGAGTAATGGGAACAGGGGGATCCATGGGAGGTGGAACCACAGGCACAAGCACCAATCCTTTCCTTCTTTGA
- the epn1a gene encoding epsin-1 isoform X5: MSTSSLRRQVKNIVHNYSEAEIKVREATSNDPWGPSSSLMSEIADLTYNVVAFSEIMSMVWKRLNDHGKNWRHVYKAMTLMEYLIKTGSERVAQQCRENIYAVQTLKDFQYIDRDGKDQGVNVREKAKQLVTLLKDEERLREERIHALKTKEKMAQTSSGGGGVHSGADSDQAWPQSSGEEDLQLQLALAMSKEEAEQKRPCCDKTTHDPLEDAEIRYALTISQETHQQEERLRRGDDLRLQMAIEESKREKTKPEESSLMELSAADPWGAPATGSAGPSPPPALGPASTAGPWGPPDPWGATSPASPPSADPWAGAPATVAPDPWSDSSSRVNSDPWASTAVTPPSADPWAHSVAPAPTPLSGSTDPWAAEGAAPATDGLTSDPWSGSVKQTNGTDPERRGSSVTCDAGGGGSTGSPVPFDLSSIGSSLPVRKTPESFLGPNAALVDLDSLVSSKPKPKQPPPPSISSTSNNPFLQTQGPSSTGMGVTPGSTISSRGVSPTPPSASNPFGATPMASISPQPSSLGLNQLRTSPVPPNPMLGHMPPPVVGMVQPGMGMPGMGVPMAAPGLSMGMGMPYGGISPMGPGGNPLLMGPGGPAQPSLILGGPSGVGGVMGTGGSMGGGTTGTSTNPFLL; encoded by the exons ATGTCGACATCATCGCTGAGGCGACAAGTCAAGAACATTGTTCACAATTACTCAGAGGCGGAGATAAAG GTAAGGGAAGCAACTTCTAATGATCCATGGGGTCCCTCAAGTTCTCTGATGTCAGAGATCGCTGACCTGACATACAATGTAGTGGCCTTCTCAGAGATTATGAGCATGGTCTGGAAGAGACTCAACGACCATGGGAAAAACTGGAGACATGTATATAAA GCTATGACACTGATGGAGTATCTGATAAAGACGGGTTCAGAGCGCGTAGCACAGCAATGCAGGGAAAACATCTACGCCGTTCAAACGCTTAAAGACTTCCAGTACATAGACAGAGACGGCAAAGACCAG GGTGTGAATGTACGGGAAAAGGCCAAGCAACTGGTGACTCTGCTAAAAGACGAGGAGAGGCTAAGAGAGGAGAGGATCCATGCACTCAAGACCAAAGAGAAGATGGCACAGACCAGCAGTG GGGGAGGAGGAGTGCACTCGGGAGCAGACTCTGATCAGGCATGGCCCCAGAGCTCCGGTGAGGAGGACCTGCAGCTCCAGCTGGCACTGGCCATGAGCAAGGAGGAGGCGGAGCAG AAGAGACCGTGCTGTGATAAG ACTACACATGACCCTCTGGAAGATGCAGAGATCCGCTACGCACTCACAATCAGCCAGGAGACCCACCAACAG GAGGAGCGTCTGCGCAGGGGAGACGACCTGAGGCTGCAGATGGCCATCGAGGAGAGTAAGAGGGAGAAAACCAAGCCCGAGGAG TCGTCTCTGATGGAGTTAAGCGCTGCAGACCCGTGGGGAGCTCCTGCGACAGGCTCTGCAGGACCCTCTCCTCCTCCCGCTTTGGGTCCGGCATCTACTGCTGGCCCTTGGGGACCTCCTGATCCATGGGGAGCCACTTCCCCTGCCTCTCCCCCGAGTGCTGATCCTTGGGCAGGAGCACCAGCAACCGTAGCTCCAGACCCATGGAGTGATTCGTCCTCCAGAGTAAATTCTGACCCCTGGGCATCCACAG CTGTAACCCCACCAAGTGCCGACCCTTGGGCTCACTCAGTGGCTCCGGCCCCTACCCCGCTCTCAGGGTCAACGGATCCCTGGGCTGCGGAAGGAGCCGCCCCTGCCACTGACGGTCTGACCTCTGATCCCTGGAGCGGCTCAGTTAAACAAACTAACGGCACAG ATCCAGAGAGAAGAGGTTCCTCAGTGACATGTGATGCAGGAGGAGGTGGCAGCACAGGCTCTCCTGTGCCCTTTGACCTTTCATCGATTGGTAGCTCTTTGCCTGTTCGGAAAACACCAGAGTCATTTTTGGGGCCCAACGCAGCACTGGTGGATTTGGACTCGCTAGTATCATCAAAACCCAAACCAAAACAACCACCCCCACCAAGCATCTCCTCCACATCTAACAACCCCTTCCTCCAGACACAGg GGCCTTCCTCAACAGGTATGGGAGTTACCCCAGGAAGTACCATTTCAAGTAGAGGAGTATCTCCGACCCCACCTTCTGCTTCTAATCCTTTTGGCGCGACCCCAATGGCATCAATCTCCCCTCAACCCTCTTCACTTGGTCTGAACCAGCTGCGTACAAGCCCCGTTCCCCCAAATCCCATGCTGGGTCACATGCCTCCGCCAGTAGTAGGAATGGTTCAGCCAGGAATGGGCATGCCAGGAATGGGGGTCCCTATGGCGGCCCCCGGTTTAAGCATGGGAATGGGCATGCCTTACGGTGGAATATCCCCTATGGGTCCAGGAGGAAACCCCTTGCTGATGGGTCCAGGAGGACCTGCGCAGCCTTCACTGATTTTGGGCGGGCCATCAGGAGTGGGCGGAGTAATGGGAACAGGGGGATCCATGGGAGGTGGAACCACAGGCACAAGCACCAATCCTTTCCTTCTTTGA